A region of Lichenibacterium dinghuense DNA encodes the following proteins:
- the pqqA gene encoding pyrroloquinoline quinone precursor peptide PqqA: MEKVMAWNTPVVEEICLGMEITSYESAEIEF, translated from the coding sequence TTGGAGAAGGTCATGGCCTGGAACACCCCCGTCGTCGAAGAGATCTGCCTCGGCATGGAGATCACCTCCTACGAGTCCGCCGAGATCGAGTTCTGA
- a CDS encoding c-type cytochrome, producing the protein MRSTLIVAGLLALTPALAYADGDVAAGRKLALQCQACHGMDGIAKIPEAANLAGQSEVYLTSALNAYKSGERKNDMMSTIAPTLSDADIANAAAYYSAIEITAKVPPK; encoded by the coding sequence ATGCGGTCGACCCTCATCGTGGCAGGGCTGCTAGCCCTCACTCCAGCGCTGGCCTACGCCGACGGCGACGTGGCCGCCGGCCGCAAGCTGGCACTGCAGTGCCAGGCGTGCCACGGCATGGACGGCATCGCCAAGATCCCGGAGGCGGCCAACCTCGCCGGCCAGTCCGAGGTCTACCTGACCTCGGCGCTGAACGCCTACAAATCGGGCGAGCGCAAGAACGACATGATGTCGACGATCGCGCCGACCCTGTCGGACGCCGACATCGCCAACGCGGCGGCCTATTACTCGGCCATCGAGATCACCGCCAAGGTCCCGCCCAAGTAA
- a CDS encoding class I SAM-dependent methyltransferase, translating to MSDFPELPAQAFAKRDPSPDGLFYAEPRFVTHIDDRAVAAVTELYRTTFRPGDRLLDLMSSWVSHLPREIAYAEVVGLGMNAAELAANPRLGGRTVQDLNREPALPYEPASFDGAACCVSIQYLQQPVTVLREVLRCLKPGAPAAITFSDRCFPTKAVAIWQADAVDNADLVTVYLSRAGFDRVEARQILARDRFGDPLWAVVGRRPG from the coding sequence ATGAGCGACTTCCCAGAGCTGCCAGCCCAGGCCTTCGCCAAGCGGGACCCCTCGCCGGACGGCCTGTTCTACGCGGAGCCCCGCTTCGTCACCCACATCGACGACCGCGCCGTGGCGGCCGTCACGGAGCTGTACCGCACGACCTTCCGGCCGGGCGACCGCCTGCTCGACCTGATGTCGAGCTGGGTCAGCCACCTGCCGCGGGAGATCGCCTATGCCGAGGTGGTCGGCCTCGGCATGAACGCCGCCGAACTCGCCGCCAACCCGCGCCTCGGCGGCCGCACCGTGCAGGACCTCAACCGCGAACCCGCGCTGCCCTACGAGCCCGCGAGCTTCGACGGCGCGGCCTGCTGCGTCTCGATCCAGTACCTCCAGCAGCCCGTCACCGTGCTGCGCGAGGTGCTCCGCTGCCTGAAGCCCGGCGCGCCCGCCGCCATCACCTTCTCGGACCGCTGCTTCCCCACCAAGGCCGTGGCGATCTGGCAGGCCGACGCGGTGGACAACGCGGACCTCGTCACCGTGTACCTGTCCCGCGCCGGCTTCGACCGGGTCGAGGCGCGGCAGATCCTCGCCCGCGACCGCTTCGGCGACCCGCTCTGGGCCGTCGTGGGCCGCCGTCCGGGCTGA
- the pqqB gene encoding pyrroloquinoline quinone biosynthesis protein PqqB, translating to MHVIVIGSAAGGGFPQWNCRCPTCALAWAGDPRVTPRTQSSLAVSADGLHWTLVNASPDLRQQILATPALHPRGGSRHSPISAVVLTNGDVDHMAGLITLRERQAFALHASPSLHAMIDVDPVFAVLDRAFVSRHALLMGEANVVNGLAVTPFAVPGKVPLFLESGEVAVGAETDMTVGLDIRANGRRLVHVPGCASVTPSLLERVRGADLLLFDGTTYTDDEMPRLGLSPKTAARMGHVAMDGPGGSLEALAGAEVGAKVYVHVNNTNPALVEGSAERRTVEAAGWRVAHDGMEFRL from the coding sequence ATGCACGTCATCGTCATAGGCTCGGCCGCGGGCGGCGGCTTTCCGCAGTGGAACTGCCGCTGCCCCACCTGCGCCCTCGCCTGGGCGGGCGACCCCCGCGTCACCCCGCGCACGCAATCCTCGCTCGCCGTGAGCGCCGACGGGCTCCACTGGACGCTGGTCAACGCGTCCCCCGACCTGCGCCAGCAGATCCTGGCGACGCCCGCCCTCCACCCGCGCGGGGGCTCGCGCCATTCGCCGATCTCCGCGGTGGTGCTGACCAACGGCGACGTCGACCACATGGCGGGCCTCATCACCCTGCGCGAGCGCCAAGCCTTCGCGCTCCACGCTTCGCCCTCGCTGCACGCCATGATCGACGTCGATCCCGTCTTCGCCGTGCTCGACCGCGCCTTCGTGTCCCGCCACGCCCTGCTGATGGGCGAGGCGAACGTTGTGAACGGCCTCGCGGTCACGCCCTTCGCGGTGCCCGGCAAGGTGCCGCTGTTCCTGGAATCCGGCGAGGTCGCGGTCGGCGCCGAGACCGACATGACGGTGGGGCTCGACATCCGGGCGAACGGGCGCCGCCTCGTCCACGTGCCGGGCTGCGCTTCCGTGACGCCGTCGCTGCTGGAGCGGGTGCGCGGCGCCGACCTCCTGCTGTTCGACGGCACGACCTACACGGACGACGAGATGCCCCGCCTCGGCCTGTCGCCCAAGACGGCGGCCCGCATGGGCCACGTGGCGATGGACGGGCCGGGCGGCTCGCTCGAAGCCCTGGCGGGCGCGGAGGTCGGCGCCAAGGTCTACGTCCACGTCAACAACACCAACCCGGCGCTGGTCGAGGGCTCGGCGGAGCGCCGGACGGTCGAGGCCGCGGGCTGGCGCGTCGCCCACGACGGCATGGAGTTCAGGCTGTGA